The Rhodococcus triatomae genome includes a window with the following:
- the rplS gene encoding 50S ribosomal protein L19 — protein sequence MQTLDFLDAKSLRDDVPDFRAGDTLNVHVKVIEGSKERVQVFKGVVIRRQGGGVRETFTVRKVSFGVGVERTFPVHSPNLAQIEVVTRGDVRRAKLYYLRDLRGKAAKIKEKR from the coding sequence ATGCAGACCCTCGACTTCCTGGACGCCAAGTCCCTCCGCGACGACGTCCCGGACTTCCGCGCCGGTGACACGCTGAACGTGCACGTGAAGGTCATCGAAGGCTCGAAGGAGCGCGTGCAGGTCTTCAAGGGCGTCGTGATCCGCCGTCAGGGCGGCGGCGTCCGCGAGACCTTCACCGTCCGGAAGGTCTCGTTCGGCGTCGGCGTCGAGCGCACCTTCCCGGTGCACAGCCCCAACCTCGCGCAGATCGAGGTCGTCACCCGCGGTGACGTGCGTCGCGCGAAGCTGTACTACCTCCGCGATCTGCGTGGCAAGGCCGCGAAGATCAAGGAAAAGCGCTGA
- a CDS encoding Tex family protein, whose protein sequence is MTAKTVNQRIAEELDVRERQVAAAVDLLDGGSTVPFVARYRKEVTGGLDDAQLRLLEERLRYLRELDERRDAVLASIAEQGKLDDPLRAQIMLADTKARLEDIYLPFKPKRRTKAQIAREAGHEPVADALIGNPDTDPAQYTSEQLDGARAILVERIAEDGDLVGELRELMWSRGRLVSSVRDGKQTDGAKFSDYFEFSEPFTSLPSHRILAVFRGEKEEVLSVALAPDADDPVPGEPTVFEGRIAARFDIADRGRAADRWLLDTVRWAWRTKLLVSLGLDVRMRLRKAAEQDAVEVFANNLRDLLLAAPAGARTTMGLDPGFRTGTKVAVVDGTGKVVAHETIYPHQPHNKWDAALATLATLVARHGVELVAIGNGTASRETDALATELITKSSADGLTKIVVSEAGASVYSASEYATRELPDLDVSIRGAVSIARRLQDPLAELVKIDPKSIGVGQYQHDVSETLLARSLGAVVEDAVNAVGVDVNTASVPLLSRVSGVTSSLAESIVAHRDENGPFRTRSALADVPRLGPKAFEQCAGFLRIPAGDDPLDASAVHPEAYPVVRRIVDATGGDIREVIGNSSTLRALDPATFADDRFGLPTVTDIIGELEKPGRDPRPEFTTATFAAGIEKVADLQPGMVLEGVVTNVAAFGAFVDVGVHQDGLVHVSAMSRKFVSDPREVVKSGDVVKVKVLEVDLQRQRISLTLRLDDEVGATRARGERDKSTGGPRPDGDGRRGGSGGRRGGAGQGGNGGRPQGRDRKESRPAPAGSMADALRKAGFGR, encoded by the coding sequence GTGACTGCCAAGACCGTGAACCAGCGCATTGCCGAGGAACTCGACGTCCGGGAGAGACAGGTCGCAGCCGCGGTGGACCTGCTCGACGGAGGCTCCACGGTGCCCTTCGTCGCGCGCTACCGCAAGGAAGTGACCGGCGGCCTCGACGACGCGCAGTTGCGATTGCTCGAGGAACGGCTGCGCTACCTGCGTGAGCTGGACGAACGCCGGGATGCAGTGCTCGCGTCCATCGCGGAGCAGGGAAAGCTGGACGATCCGCTGCGCGCCCAGATCATGCTCGCCGATACCAAGGCGCGACTCGAGGACATCTATCTGCCGTTCAAACCCAAGCGGCGGACGAAGGCTCAGATCGCGCGCGAGGCGGGGCACGAGCCGGTTGCCGACGCGCTGATCGGGAACCCGGACACCGATCCCGCGCAGTACACCTCCGAACAGCTCGACGGGGCGCGGGCCATCCTGGTCGAGCGCATCGCCGAGGACGGTGACCTCGTCGGCGAGCTGCGTGAGCTGATGTGGAGCAGGGGCCGGCTCGTCTCCTCGGTTCGCGACGGCAAGCAGACCGACGGAGCGAAGTTCTCCGACTACTTCGAGTTCTCCGAACCCTTCACTTCGTTGCCGTCGCACCGCATCCTCGCGGTGTTCCGCGGCGAGAAGGAGGAGGTTCTCTCGGTGGCGCTCGCGCCGGACGCCGACGATCCCGTACCGGGGGAGCCGACGGTGTTCGAGGGGCGCATCGCCGCACGCTTCGACATCGCCGACCGCGGCCGTGCCGCGGACCGCTGGCTCCTCGATACGGTGCGCTGGGCCTGGCGCACGAAACTGCTGGTGTCGCTGGGGCTCGACGTGCGGATGCGACTGCGGAAGGCAGCGGAGCAGGACGCCGTGGAGGTGTTCGCGAACAACCTGCGGGATCTGCTGTTGGCTGCCCCGGCCGGCGCTCGGACGACGATGGGGCTCGATCCCGGCTTCCGCACGGGCACCAAGGTCGCCGTCGTCGACGGCACCGGCAAGGTGGTGGCGCACGAGACGATCTACCCGCACCAGCCCCACAACAAGTGGGACGCAGCCCTCGCGACGCTGGCAACCCTGGTCGCCCGGCACGGCGTGGAGCTCGTCGCGATCGGCAACGGGACCGCCTCGCGCGAGACCGACGCACTGGCAACCGAACTCATCACGAAGAGCAGCGCCGACGGTCTCACGAAGATCGTGGTGTCGGAGGCCGGGGCATCGGTCTACTCGGCATCCGAGTACGCGACGCGGGAACTGCCGGACCTGGACGTGTCGATCCGCGGCGCGGTGTCCATCGCCCGACGGCTACAGGATCCGTTGGCCGAGCTGGTGAAGATCGACCCGAAGTCGATCGGCGTCGGCCAGTACCAGCACGACGTGTCGGAGACACTGCTCGCCCGCTCGCTCGGAGCCGTCGTCGAAGACGCCGTCAACGCGGTCGGGGTGGACGTGAACACCGCGTCGGTGCCCTTGCTGTCCCGAGTGTCGGGCGTGACGTCGTCCCTCGCCGAGAGCATCGTCGCCCACCGGGACGAGAACGGGCCGTTCCGTACGCGCTCGGCCCTCGCGGACGTGCCGCGTCTGGGCCCCAAGGCTTTCGAACAGTGTGCGGGCTTTCTGCGGATCCCGGCGGGTGACGATCCGCTCGATGCCTCCGCCGTGCACCCCGAGGCGTATCCGGTGGTCCGACGCATCGTCGATGCCACGGGTGGAGACATCCGGGAAGTGATCGGCAATTCCTCGACTCTGCGCGCGCTCGATCCGGCGACGTTCGCGGACGATCGGTTCGGGCTCCCCACCGTCACCGACATCATCGGCGAACTCGAGAAGCCGGGACGGGACCCGCGGCCCGAGTTCACGACGGCGACCTTCGCCGCCGGTATCGAGAAGGTGGCGGATCTGCAGCCCGGAATGGTGCTCGAAGGCGTGGTCACCAACGTGGCCGCATTCGGTGCCTTCGTCGACGTCGGCGTCCACCAGGACGGGCTTGTCCACGTGTCGGCGATGTCCCGCAAGTTCGTCAGCGACCCGCGTGAGGTGGTCAAGTCCGGCGACGTGGTGAAGGTGAAGGTGCTCGAGGTAGATCTGCAGCGTCAGCGGATCAGCCTGACCTTGCGCCTCGACGACGAGGTGGGTGCGACCCGGGCCCGCGGCGAGCGGGACAAGAGCACGGGTGGTCCGCGTCCCGACGGGGACGGTCGGCGCGGCGGATCCGGTGGCCGGCGCGGCGGTGCCGGCCAGGGTGGCAACGGGGGACGGCCACAGGGCCGCGACCGCAAGGAGTCGCGCCCGGCCCCGGCGGGCTCGATGGCAGATGCATTGCGCAAGGCCGGGTTCGGTCGGTGA
- the lepB gene encoding signal peptidase I, with product MTDSSKEQPVSGSSNSGSSQGSPNGDDNPAAEFATVDSGKKQRSFLRELPILILVALVLSFLLQTFVARVYLIPSESMEPTLHGCPGCTGDRIVVEKIGYRFHDPRPGDVLVFRGPESWSSDFTSTRSDNVVLRGLQEAGSMVGLVAPDENDLVKRVIATGGQTVECCDDEGRILVDGKPIDEPYVVMDFPFEPGIRTCETDTRSPRCFGPVTVPEGNLWMMGDNRSNSADSRYHAGDELQGTVPIENVVGKAQFIVLPPGRMGTIGSPDIQGE from the coding sequence GTGACGGATTCTTCGAAGGAGCAGCCGGTGTCGGGGTCGTCGAATTCCGGATCCTCGCAGGGTTCACCGAATGGTGACGACAATCCGGCCGCGGAGTTCGCCACGGTCGACTCCGGCAAGAAGCAGCGGTCCTTCCTCCGTGAGTTGCCCATCCTCATTCTCGTGGCACTCGTGTTGAGCTTCCTGTTGCAGACGTTCGTCGCCCGCGTCTACCTCATTCCCTCCGAGTCGATGGAGCCGACGCTGCACGGCTGTCCCGGGTGCACCGGGGATCGCATCGTCGTCGAGAAGATCGGTTATCGCTTCCACGACCCCCGGCCGGGAGATGTGCTGGTCTTCCGGGGGCCGGAATCCTGGTCGTCCGATTTCACGTCGACTCGCTCGGACAATGTCGTGCTCCGCGGACTGCAGGAGGCGGGATCCATGGTCGGTCTCGTCGCACCGGACGAGAACGATCTGGTCAAGCGCGTGATCGCCACCGGCGGGCAGACCGTCGAATGCTGCGACGACGAGGGACGCATCCTGGTCGACGGAAAGCCGATCGACGAGCCCTACGTGGTGATGGACTTCCCGTTCGAACCGGGTATCCGGACGTGCGAGACGGACACGCGGTCGCCGCGGTGCTTCGGTCCGGTCACCGTGCCCGAGGGCAACCTGTGGATGATGGGCGACAACCGCAGCAACTCCGCGGACTCCCGCTACCACGCGGGCGACGAGTTGCAGGGAACCGTCCCGATCGAGAACGTCGTGGGCAAGGCGCAGTTCATCGTGCTCCCGCCGGGCCGGATGGGGACGATCGGTTCACCCGACATACAGGGTGAGTGA
- a CDS encoding serine hydrolase, with amino-acid sequence MFGDAGRRFVGVLVPTLAVICVTASCAVGESPSPPGPQAADTLAIASDLTDRLDAVETWANTRHARVSLVLLDRETGDRVGYHEKDPILTASLAKLFVAAELSHLDATGERGFSTDDGELLARMLSSSDDFAADVLWDELDGPDLVAAVADRYHLDDTHEPWDGMWWNTQTTVTDLATFYDLLLADRDGLGPVRTNRILGYLRAWTPLAADGYDQRFGVPAVLGGSDIAVKQGWMCCIDEQWIHLSTGVVGPGGRYVVVVEVAEDVQYEDGVPGLPDTSYVDATDDESAAHARETVTGVIEALFPTGSVDDWGRP; translated from the coding sequence ATGTTCGGCGATGCCGGGCGCCGTTTCGTCGGAGTCCTCGTTCCCACGCTGGCGGTCATCTGTGTGACGGCCTCGTGCGCCGTCGGCGAGTCTCCTTCGCCCCCCGGGCCGCAGGCCGCGGACACGCTGGCGATCGCCTCCGACCTGACCGACCGTCTCGACGCCGTGGAGACGTGGGCCAACACTCGGCACGCGCGCGTGTCCCTGGTCCTGCTCGACCGCGAGACCGGTGACCGCGTCGGCTATCACGAGAAGGACCCCATCCTCACCGCGTCCCTCGCGAAACTGTTCGTGGCGGCGGAACTCTCCCATCTGGATGCCACGGGTGAACGCGGATTCTCGACCGACGACGGCGAGTTGCTCGCCCGCATGCTCTCGTCGTCGGACGATTTCGCCGCGGACGTGCTGTGGGACGAACTCGACGGACCCGATCTGGTGGCCGCGGTCGCGGACCGGTATCACCTCGACGACACCCACGAACCGTGGGACGGGATGTGGTGGAACACGCAGACGACCGTCACCGACCTCGCGACGTTCTACGACCTGCTCCTCGCCGACCGCGACGGGCTGGGTCCGGTGCGCACGAACCGCATCCTCGGCTACCTCCGAGCCTGGACGCCGCTGGCCGCAGACGGGTACGACCAGCGATTCGGGGTCCCCGCGGTCCTCGGTGGCTCCGACATCGCCGTCAAGCAGGGATGGATGTGCTGTATCGACGAGCAGTGGATCCATCTGTCTACGGGAGTCGTCGGCCCCGGCGGCCGGTACGTCGTGGTCGTCGAAGTCGCCGAGGACGTCCAGTACGAGGACGGGGTGCCCGGTCTTCCGGACACCTCGTACGTCGACGCCACGGACGACGAGAGCGCCGCGCACGCACGCGAGACCGTCACCGGGGTGATCGAGGCATTGTTTCCCACAGGCTCCGTCGACGACTGGGGCCGCCCGTAG